The DNA region CCATATTGCGGCGTCCGGGCGGCGTCCGCCGCCCCGCCCCCACAGGAGGCCGACGTGCGCCGCATCCTCTCCTTCGCCGCTTGCATCGCCCTCGCCGCCTGCCGCACCGCGCCGACGGCGCCCCCCGCCGCCCCGGGCGCGCCGCTGCCGCCGCTCGACGAGGCGGCGCTCGACCGCTCCGCCGACGCGTGCCAGGACTTCTACCAGTTCGCCTGCGGCGGCTGGATGGCGCGCACCGAGATCCCCGCGGATCGCTCGGTGTGGAGCCGCGGGTTCGCCGAGCTGGACGAGCGCAACACCGCCCAGCTCCGCCGCATCCTCGAGGCCGCCGCGGCCGGTCGCGCCGATCCGGCCGACGCGTTCTCGGGGAAGGTGGGCGACTACTTCGGCTCCTGCATGGACGAGGGGGGCATCGAGGCGCGCGGCCTCGCCGACCTGAAGGCGGGGTGGGCGCGGATCGACGCCATCGCGGATCGGCCGGCGCTCGCCGCCGAGCTGGCGCGCCTGCACGGCGCCGGGATGACCGCGCCGTTCGGGCTGCTCGCCGACCAGGACGCGAAGGACGCGACGCAGGTGATCCTGATCGTGAATCAGGGCGGGCTCTCGCTGCCGGACCGCGAGTACTACCTGTCCGACGCCGGCAAGAACCCGGAGATCCGCCGGGCCTGGGCCGCGCACCTGCGCAGGATGCTCGGCCTGGCCGGCCTGCCGCCCGCGCAGGCCGAGGCGGGCGCCGCCGCGGTGGAGAAGTTCGAGACCGGGCTGGCGCGCACGCACTGGACCCGCGCCGAGCTGCGCGACCCCGCGCGCATCTACAACCGCGTGGACCGCGCCGGGCTGGAGCGGCTCGCGCCGGACTTCCCCTGGGCGCGCTTCTTCGCCGATCTGGGCCAGCCCGGGCTCGACGCGGTGAGCGTGACCACGCCGGCGTTCGTGGCCGAGGTCGGCAAGCAGTTCGCGTCGGCCCCGCTCGACGCCTGGAAGGCCTACCTGCGCTGGCACCTGCTCGACGACATGGCCGCGTTCCGCGCGGTCCCGGCGGTGCTGGTCCAGGAGCGCTTCGCGTTCCAGAGCGCGAGCTTCTCCGGCGCGAAGGAGCTCGCACCCCGCTGGAAGCACTGCGTGGGCGTGACCGACGAGGCGATCGGGTTCGCGGTCGGGCAGGCCTACGTCCGCCGCCACTTCGGCGCGGAGGGGAAGGACCGGACCACGCGGCTGGTGGCCGAGATCGAGAAGGCGATGGAGGCCGACCTGGGCTCGCTCTCCTGGATGGACGCGCCCACCCGCGAGCGCGCCCGCGAGAAGCTCGCGCGCGTGGTGAACAAGGTCGGCTACCCGGACGCCTGGCGCGACTACGGGACGCTGCGCGTGGACCGCGGCTCCTTCTTCGCGAACGTGCTCGCGGCGGGCCGGTTCGAGACGACCCGGCAGCTCGCGAAGATCGGCAAGCCGGTGGATCGCGGCGAGTGGTTCATGAGCCCGCCCACCGTGAACGCCTACTACAACGCGTCGATGAACGAGATGGTGTTCCCGGCCGGCATCCTGCAGCCGCCCTTCTTCAACCGCGAGGCGCCCGAGACCGTGAACTACGGCGCCATCGGGATGGTGGTGGGGCACGAGCTGACGCACGGGTTCGACGACGAGGGGCGCCAGTACGACGCGCTCGGCAACCTGCGCGACTGGTGGACGCCGGCGGTGGGGGCCGAGTTCGACCGGCGCGCCGCGTGCCTGGTGAAGCAGTACGGCGCCTACGAGGCCCTGCCCGGCGTGCACCTCGACGGCAAGCTCACGCTCGGCGAGAACATCGCCGACCTGGGCGGGCTGAAGCTCGCGTTCGCGGCCATGCAGGCGGCCCGGCGCGCGCGGCCGGGGGCCGATCGGCCCGTGCTCGGCTTCACCCCGGAGCAGCAGTTCTTCGTGGGCTACGCCCAGTCCTGGTGCTCGAAGTACCGCGAGCAGGAGGCGCGCCGGCGCGCGGTGGTGGACTCGCACTCGCCGCCGCGGTTCCGCGTGAACGGGCCGCTCTCCAACCTGCCGGACTTCGCGCGCGCCTTCGCCTGCGCCGAGGGGACGCCCATGGCCCGGCCCGCGGCGGAGCGCTGCGAGATCTGGTGATCAGCTCGCGCCGCGCAGCCGCAGGAACAGGGCCGCGGCGTCGTAGAGGCTGAGCCGCGCGGCGCCCGCCTCGAGCGCCACGCCCACCGGCAGCGGCACGGGCTCGCGCCCGATCCGCGCGCCGGCGAGGCGCGTGCCGTTCGACGAGCCCACGTCGGCGACGCGCCAGCGGGCGTCGCCGTCGCGCACCAGCTCGAGGTGCGCGCGCGACAGCGTCGGGTCGTCGATGACGATGTCGTTCCCGGCGGCGCGGCCCACCCGCAGCGGCGCGCCGTCGGGGCCCGGCTCCAGCACGATGGCGATGGGCTCCTTCGCCGTCGCGGCGAAGCGCACCTCCTCGGTGCGCAGCGTCTCGCGCCGCCGGGAGGGCGGCCGCCACGGGCCCGCCTCCCAGACCAGCCAGTCCTGCGGGTGCTCGCGCACGAACGCCCGCAGATCGGCGTCGCGATACTGGCGCGCGAGCCACGTGAGCAGGTAGCCCCTCAACGCTTCCCCCTGCCGGCCCGAGACGGAGGCCGTCACCCGGAGCAAACCAGAACTCGCACCGAGTGTCGATGCGGGTCTCGCGGTACCCCGTGCGGTGCTCAGCCGCGGATCCCCGCCAGCAGGACGGCGGGCAGATCGCGCCAGCGGCGGCGCGTCTCGAGGCGCACCAGGCTGCGGCCGAGCGCGTCGGTGGTCGCGTGGCTGGGGAAGAACGGCGGCTTCGCGAGCGTCCGCGCCGGATGCCAGACGACGACCTTCTCCACGCCCTCCAGCATGACCGTGTTGTGCACGAACCCGCGCCCGCTCTGCACGTCCTCGAGCGTCGAGCCCGGGAACGCGCCCCAGGGCGCGGTGCCGAGGCCGTAGCCGTACCCGGCCCAGGTGTTCACGGCGACCGTCCCGTAGCGCAGCCGGCGGACCGCGCGCTGGACCGCGGCGTTCAGGGCCGGGTCGGCCAGGGTGCGGGGGTGGACGACGATGTGCGCCGCCAGCGTCCCCCAGAGCCGGTCGTTCGAGAACGCCACGGCCTGCTCCAGGAAGTCCACCGGGTCCTCGGAGCCGATCGTGGTCTCGGACAGGATCGAGCAGAACGGCTCGGTGACGAAGGCCGGGTCGTCGGAGGCGGCGTCGAGCCCGGTCACGAGCGTCCACGGCAGCGCGCCCTCGCCCTGGCCCACCTTCCGCACCGAGGCGCGCCCCTCGGTGAGCGCGCGGTAGCGGTCGGCCGCCCCCGGGTACCAGGCCCGGCGCGCCGGCGACAGCGCCATGTAGTGCTCGACCGCCGCGAGGAACGCGTCGCGCCGGCGCCAGCCGCCGGGGAGCACCAGCAGCTTGGCCGCGTTGCAGTTGAAGGACGCGTTGTACGTCACCATGCCGGCGACGCTCTCCGCCTGGAACCGCAGCGTGGCGGCGTCCCAGGGGCCCGGCACCACCAGCACCGGCGAGA from Anaeromyxobacter dehalogenans 2CP-C includes:
- a CDS encoding M13 family metallopeptidase; amino-acid sequence: MRRILSFAACIALAACRTAPTAPPAAPGAPLPPLDEAALDRSADACQDFYQFACGGWMARTEIPADRSVWSRGFAELDERNTAQLRRILEAAAAGRADPADAFSGKVGDYFGSCMDEGGIEARGLADLKAGWARIDAIADRPALAAELARLHGAGMTAPFGLLADQDAKDATQVILIVNQGGLSLPDREYYLSDAGKNPEIRRAWAAHLRRMLGLAGLPPAQAEAGAAAVEKFETGLARTHWTRAELRDPARIYNRVDRAGLERLAPDFPWARFFADLGQPGLDAVSVTTPAFVAEVGKQFASAPLDAWKAYLRWHLLDDMAAFRAVPAVLVQERFAFQSASFSGAKELAPRWKHCVGVTDEAIGFAVGQAYVRRHFGAEGKDRTTRLVAEIEKAMEADLGSLSWMDAPTRERAREKLARVVNKVGYPDAWRDYGTLRVDRGSFFANVLAAGRFETTRQLAKIGKPVDRGEWFMSPPTVNAYYNASMNEMVFPAGILQPPFFNREAPETVNYGAIGMVVGHELTHGFDDEGRQYDALGNLRDWWTPAVGAEFDRRAACLVKQYGAYEALPGVHLDGKLTLGENIADLGGLKLAFAAMQAARRARPGADRPVLGFTPEQQFFVGYAQSWCSKYREQEARRRAVVDSHSPPRFRVNGPLSNLPDFARAFACAEGTPMARPAAERCEIW
- a CDS encoding FHA domain-containing protein, with protein sequence MRGYLLTWLARQYRDADLRAFVREHPQDWLVWEAGPWRPPSRRRETLRTEEVRFAATAKEPIAIVLEPGPDGAPLRVGRAAGNDIVIDDPTLSRAHLELVRDGDARWRVADVGSSNGTRLAGARIGREPVPLPVGVALEAGAARLSLYDAAALFLRLRGAS